One window of Manihot esculenta cultivar AM560-2 chromosome 17, M.esculenta_v8, whole genome shotgun sequence genomic DNA carries:
- the LOC110604799 gene encoding LOW QUALITY PROTEIN: acetolactate synthase 1, chloroplastic-like (The sequence of the model RefSeq protein was modified relative to this genomic sequence to represent the inferred CDS: deleted 1 base in 1 codon; substituted 1 base at 1 genomic stop codon), whose amino-acid sequence ILSPPSSSYSYSSSPSPSPSPSPSPPLFXSPPPSSSSFDVLIEALEHEGVTHVFGYSGGASMEIHQALTRSSVIRNILPRHEQGGIFAAEGYAKASGRVGVCIATSGPSATNFVSGLADALLDSVPIVAITGQVPRRMIGTDAFQETPIIEVTRFITKHNFMVVDAEDIPCIVKEALYLASSGRPGPVLVDVPKDIQQQLIIPNWDVPMRLPGYVSRLPKSPEIGKLEQIVRLIFQSKKPVLYVGGGSLNCSEDLRRFVELTKIPVASTLMGLGSFPLGDELSLHMLGMHGTMYANYAIDQSDLLLAFGVRFDDRVTGKVEAFANRASIVHIDIDPAELGKNKQPHVALCADLKIALKGLNRLLEKKGAKSLLDFSAWRDEINEQKAKYPLSYKNLGEAIPPQYAIQVLDELTDCNAVISTGVGQHQMWSAQFYKYKKPRQWLTSGGLGAMGFGLPAAMGAAIARPNALMVDIDGDGSFIMNVQELATIRTENLPVKILLLNNQHLGMVVQWEDRFYHSNRAHTYLGNPSKEEEIFPDMLKFAEACDIPAARVTKRSELREAMKKMLETPGPYLLDVIVPHQEHVLPMIPSGLSFKDAITEGDGRAQN is encoded by the exons attctctctcctccttcttcttcttattcttattcttcttctccttctccttctccttctccttctccttctcctcctcttttctgatctcctcctccttcttcttcttct tttgatGTCCTTATTGAAGCCTTGGAGCATGAGGGAGTCACTCACGTATTTGGATACTCAGGAGGGGCTTCCATGGAGATTCATCAAGCCCTCACCCGCTCCAGTGTAATCCGTAATATTCTTCCAAGACATGAACAAGGTGGAATCTTTGCTGCTGAGGGCTACGCCAAAGCTTCTGGTCGCGTTGGCGTTTGCATTGCCACCTCTGGCCCTAGTGCCACCAACTTCGTTAGTGGACTTGCTGATGCACTGCTGGATAGTGTACCCATTGTTGCCATCACCGGACAAGTTCCTCGTCGCATGATAGGCACTGATGCATTTCAAGAAACACCGATAATTGAAGTAACAAGATTCATAACTAAGCACAATTTTATGGTTGTTGATGCTGAGGACATTCCTTGTATTGTCAAAGAAGCCTTATATCTTGCTTCTTCCGGCAGGCCTGGACCGGTGCTTGTAGATGTACCAAAGGATATCCAGCAACAGCTTATCATTCCAAACTGGGACGTGCCCATGAGGCTACCTGGGTACGTATCAAGGCTGCCAAAAAGCCCTGAAATTGGGAAATTGGAGCAGATTGTGAGGCTGATCTTTCAATCCAAGAAACCGGTACTGTATGTTGGTGGTGGGTCTCTGAACTGTAGTGAGGACCTAAGGCGATTTGTTGAGCTTACCAAGATACCAGTGGCGAGTACTCTAATGGGCCTTGGAAGTTTCCCTTTAGGCGACGAGCTGTCACTTCACATGCTGGGAATGCATGGGACTATGTATGCAAATTATGCAATAGATCAATCAGATTTGCTGCTGGCTTTTGGAGTTAGATTTGATGATCGTGTGACGGGTAAAGTCGAGGCTTTTGCCAATAGAGCAAGTATAGTTCACATTGACATTGATCCAGCTGAACTGGGGAAGAACAAGCAGCCACACGTTGCACTCTGTGCTGATCTGAAGATTGCTCTGAAAGGTTTGAACAGGTTGCTGGAGAAGAAGGGAGCTAAGTCCCTGCTCGATTTCTCTGCTTGGAGAGACGAAATCAATGAACAGAAAGCAAAATACCCATTAAGCTATAAAAATTTAGGAGAAGCAATTCCTCCACAATATGCAATTCAAGTTCTGGACGAATTAACTGATTGTAATGCTGTTATAAGCACAGGTGTTGGGCAACACCAAATGTGGTCTGCACAATTTTACAAGTACAAAAAGCCTCGTCAGTGGCTAACATCTGGTGGTCTAGGAGCTATGGGTTTTGGCTTGCCTGCTGCTATGGGGGCTGCAATTGCAAGACCAAATGCTCTAATGGTAGACATCGACGGCGATGGAAGCTTCATCATGAATGTCCAAGAATTGGCGACGATAAGAACAGAGAACCTGCCTGTGAAGATCTTGTTACTGAACAATCAACATCTGGGTATGGTCGTTCAATGGGAGGACAGATTCTATCATTCCAACAGAGCACATACATATTTAGGGAACCCATCAAAAGAAGAAGAGATTTTCCCAGACATGTTGAAGTTTGCTGAGGCATGCGATATTCCAGCTGCGAGAGTGACAAAGAGAAGTGAGCTTAGAGAGGCTATGAAGAAAATGTTGGAGACTCCAGGACCTTATTTGCTTGATGTGATTGTCCCACATCAGGAACATGTCCTGCCAATGATCCCAAGTGGTCTTTCTTTTAAGGATGCTATTACTGAAGGTGATGGGAGAGCCCAGAATTGA